Proteins from a single region of Haemorhous mexicanus isolate bHaeMex1 chromosome 4, bHaeMex1.pri, whole genome shotgun sequence:
- the AGA gene encoding N(4)-(beta-N-acetylglucosaminyl)-L-asparaginase isoform X2, producing the protein MAAGRGGGWQGVTVAVLFLGVLTPAGAASAAALPIVINTWAFRTATETAWRVLESGGSELDAVERGCGQCEIDQCDGSVGYGGSPDESGETTLDAMIMDGNTMEVGAVADLRHVKNAIGVARKVIEYTKHTLLVGESASLFAVRMGFPYEDLTTRKSLSLYSEWLNQSCQPNYWKNVVPDSSKSCGPYKRREEVTYKKEQTSSQRSMVVIGVSGTVASGTSTNGAIHKLPGRVGDSPIAGAGSYADSTAGGAAATGDGDIMMRFLPSYQAVEYMRMGTDPTVACQKVISRIQKYAPKFFGAIICANTTGSYGAACNKIPGFTQFHFMVSNPLLSRPTEQVVDCI; encoded by the exons ATGGCGGCGGGTCGCGgcgggggctggcagggagtgACAGTCGCGGTCCTCTTCCTCGGTGTGCTGACGCCGGCGGGCGCCGCCTCAGCTGCCGCTCTGCCTATAGTCATCAACACCTGGGCGTTTAGGACAGCCACAGAGACAG CTTGGAGAGTGTTAGAGTCGGGAGGttcagagctggatgcagttgAGAGAGGCTGTGGCCAGTGTGAGATCGATCAGTGCGATGGGAGCGTGGGATACGGAGGAAGCCCAGATGAAAGTGGAGAAACAACTCTGGATGCAATGATTATGGATGG CAACACTATGGAAGTTGGGGCTGTTGCGGATCTCAGGCATGTGAAAAATGCGATTGGTGTAGCACGAAAGGTCATTGAATACACTAAGCATACATTACTAGTGGGAGAGTCAG CCTCCCTGTTTGCTGTAAGAATGGGGTTTCCATATGAAGATTTAACTACCCGGAAATCCCTTTCGCTGTATTCAGAGTGGCTTAATCAAAGCTGTCAGCCAAACTACTGGAAG AATGTGGTGCCAGACTCTTCAAAATCCTGTGGACCGTACAAACGGCGTGAAGAAGTAACTTATAAAAAAGAACAGACCAGCTCACAAAGAA GTATGGTTGTAATTGGTGTGAGTGGAACTGTTGCTTCTGGGACATCTACTAATGGCGCAATCCACAAACTTCCAGG CCGTGTGGGAGATTCTCCGATAGCTGGAGCGGGATCCTACGCAGATAGTACAGCcggaggagctgcagccactgGGGATGGTGACATCATGATGCGTTTCTTACCCAG ttatcaAGCTGTGGAATATATGAGAATGGGAACAGACCCAACAGTAGCCTGTCAGAAAGTTATTTCCAGAATCCAGAAGTACGCTCCAAAGTTCTTTGGTGCTATCATTTGTGCCAATACAACTGGAAGTTATG GTGCTGCATGTAATAAAATTCCAGGATTCACTCAGTTTCACTTCATGGTTTCAAACCCTTTGCTAAGTCGACCAACTGAGCAAGTAGTAGACTGCATTTAA
- the AGA gene encoding N(4)-(beta-N-acetylglucosaminyl)-L-asparaginase isoform X1 has protein sequence MAAGRGGGWQGVTVAVLFLGVLTPAGAASAAALPIVINTWAFRTATETAWRVLESGGSELDAVERGCGQCEIDQCDGSVGYGGSPDESGETTLDAMIMDGNTMEVGAVADLRHVKNAIGVARKVIEYTKHTLLVGESASLFAVRMGFPYEDLTTRKSLSLYSEWLNQSCQPNYWKNVVPDSSKSCGPYKRREEVTYKKEQTSSQRSIHNHDTIGMVVIGVSGTVASGTSTNGAIHKLPGRVGDSPIAGAGSYADSTAGGAAATGDGDIMMRFLPSYQAVEYMRMGTDPTVACQKVISRIQKYAPKFFGAIICANTTGSYGAACNKIPGFTQFHFMVSNPLLSRPTEQVVDCI, from the exons ATGGCGGCGGGTCGCGgcgggggctggcagggagtgACAGTCGCGGTCCTCTTCCTCGGTGTGCTGACGCCGGCGGGCGCCGCCTCAGCTGCCGCTCTGCCTATAGTCATCAACACCTGGGCGTTTAGGACAGCCACAGAGACAG CTTGGAGAGTGTTAGAGTCGGGAGGttcagagctggatgcagttgAGAGAGGCTGTGGCCAGTGTGAGATCGATCAGTGCGATGGGAGCGTGGGATACGGAGGAAGCCCAGATGAAAGTGGAGAAACAACTCTGGATGCAATGATTATGGATGG CAACACTATGGAAGTTGGGGCTGTTGCGGATCTCAGGCATGTGAAAAATGCGATTGGTGTAGCACGAAAGGTCATTGAATACACTAAGCATACATTACTAGTGGGAGAGTCAG CCTCCCTGTTTGCTGTAAGAATGGGGTTTCCATATGAAGATTTAACTACCCGGAAATCCCTTTCGCTGTATTCAGAGTGGCTTAATCAAAGCTGTCAGCCAAACTACTGGAAG AATGTGGTGCCAGACTCTTCAAAATCCTGTGGACCGTACAAACGGCGTGAAGAAGTAACTTATAAAAAAGAACAGACCAGCTCACAAAGAAGTATTCATAACCATGATACTATTG GTATGGTTGTAATTGGTGTGAGTGGAACTGTTGCTTCTGGGACATCTACTAATGGCGCAATCCACAAACTTCCAGG CCGTGTGGGAGATTCTCCGATAGCTGGAGCGGGATCCTACGCAGATAGTACAGCcggaggagctgcagccactgGGGATGGTGACATCATGATGCGTTTCTTACCCAG ttatcaAGCTGTGGAATATATGAGAATGGGAACAGACCCAACAGTAGCCTGTCAGAAAGTTATTTCCAGAATCCAGAAGTACGCTCCAAAGTTCTTTGGTGCTATCATTTGTGCCAATACAACTGGAAGTTATG GTGCTGCATGTAATAAAATTCCAGGATTCACTCAGTTTCACTTCATGGTTTCAAACCCTTTGCTAAGTCGACCAACTGAGCAAGTAGTAGACTGCATTTAA